The following is a genomic window from Balneolales bacterium ANBcel1.
CTTGTGGAATAATTGCAACGTAGCATCTTTTCGATGCTGCGAGGGTGCTTGGATTCTGAGCGACAAGGCGGTATCCACAGCGAACGAACCCGGCTCGATAACCGGAATCATTTACAACAGGATTTACTCATGATATTACATTCGGTCTTTTTTTACCTCAAGGACAGTTGCCCGGCAGAGACGGCGAGCAACATGAAGGCAGATATTGAAACCCGGCTTACAAACATTGAGCAGGTCAACGACATATGGGCCGGAGCTCCGGAAGGGGTAGACCGTGACGTGGTTGATAACGAGTATCACATGAGTCTGCACGTGTTTTTTGAGGATATAAAGGCGTTGCAGGCATACCAGGTGGATCCGGGACATGTAGAGTTTGTTGAAACCTACAAGCCCTATTTTGAGCGCATTAAAGTTTTTGACACACGGGTAGGTTGAAAACCTGAAACCGGTCAGGAGACCATGGAGCGCCACCTGCATGCTGTTATGGCAACAATCACACCCCGGCCGGATTCACCACCGCCAGACAGGAACCGAGGCGTGACACCCGCGTGCCGACACGGGCCGGCTGGAACAAGGGGGATGTGTAATTATTCCTTGGGCAATGGCAATCACTCTAACCAGGCAACCGGTGGTGGTGCTATATATCCCGAGATGCCGCCGGTGTCCGGAATCCACAGGAGTCCGGTCGATCCGGCCGAGGTCGAGAAAGCAGAAATAATGATACGCCTGCAATACCGTCAGGAAGCGGCGGTATTGCTGTCCGGGTCATCCACATCATCTACAAACAGCGTGATGACGGCAGCAAAAACCCAGGTTGCGGCACCCAGCATGAGTGCGTAAATCGCCTGGCCGTCGAACAGGTTTGCAACGATGAATCCGAGTACAGCGGCTGCCAGCATCTGCGGGAGCACGATGAAGAAATTGAAGATACCCATGTAGATGCCCATTTTCTTTGCCGGAAGCGCCCCGGCCAAAATGGCATACGGCATGGCCAGAATACTCGCCCATGCAATGCCGACACCAATCATGGAGGCCAGAATCCAGGTCGGATTAGGCACATAGTAGACCGATAGTAGTCCGATGGCACCGAGAACAAGTGCCAGGGAGTGAGTGATCTTGCGGTTGGTAAATCGGGCCAGAACGGGGAGCAGGAAGGCTATCAGTGCTGCAAAACCATTATAGACGGCAAAAGCGATGCCTACCCAGTCGGCACCGGTGTTGTACTCCTGCTGGATGTAGAGCAATTTGTCACGCATCTCGTCACTCATACCGGCCTCATCTCCCTGGCCCAGAAAGAAGTTCACAACGCGCATACTGGCGACAACCTCATCCGCACCTTCATCGATCGCTTGCTGAAACTCTTCCAGATCACGGTTCACCCTGGGAAGCCGGCTGTGCCAGTCGGCTTCGGTATAGGCCTCCATTTCGCCGGCCATGGTAACAAGTGCGGCCACTTCGGGTTGATCGAGCTTCATGTCGTAGTGGTGGCTCGTAACCCCTGACGTCGTATAAATCCACATGGTAAACAGAGCAAACCATGAAAAGAACTGAACTACCGAAAGTTGTTTCATGGTGCGCGGCATGCTGTAAAGGTCATCCATAACAACTACCAGCCCGTGTTCCCCGGATCCCGACTCCTGAATGCGTGTTGCAATCATCAAAAGTAGTCCGAGCAGCAGGAAGCCCCCCGTGACGATATACAACTCCTCCGCCCAGCCCTGCCAGTAGACCAGTAGTGTCAATGCAATCCCGGAGAAGAAAAACGCGGGCCCGTGCTTTCTCTTCTTTTCAGCCCGCTCTATTGCGGATTGGGAATCGCGTTCTCTCTGTACCTTCGCCGCTTCGGAATCTTCGGGGGGTTCGGCATCATCAAATGACTCAAGCTCTTCCGGACTGTATTCCCGTGTTTTCAGAACGGTTACCAGAATGGTAAGGATAAAAACGGCTGCTCCGATATAAAATGACCATTTGACAGAGTCGGGAATGACCCCTTCCGGCGCCACGTTGGAGACACCGACCCAGTTGGTCAGGGCGTAGGGGAGTCCGGAAGCAATTACGGCACCCGTGCCAATGAAAAAGCTTTGCATGGCAAAGCCTTTGGTGCGCTGTTCTGATGGCAGCATGTCACCAACAAAAGCCCGGAAGGGCTCCATCGAGATATTGATGGAGGCATCCATGATCCACAGCATACCGGCCGCCACCCATAGAAAGGGGGAGTTGGGCATGATGATAAGT
Proteins encoded in this region:
- a CDS encoding Dabb family protein; amino-acid sequence: MILHSVFFYLKDSCPAETASNMKADIETRLTNIEQVNDIWAGAPEGVDRDVVDNEYHMSLHVFFEDIKALQAYQVDPGHVEFVETYKPYFERIKVFDTRVG
- a CDS encoding MFS transporter produces the protein MKKPRLSFFQIWNMSFGFLGIQFGFALQNANVSRIFETLGADVETIPILWIAAPVTGLIVQPIVGYLSDNTWNRFGRRRPYFLIGAIFASLALIIMPNSPFLWVAAGMLWIMDASINISMEPFRAFVGDMLPSEQRTKGFAMQSFFIGTGAVIASGLPYALTNWVGVSNVAPEGVIPDSVKWSFYIGAAVFILTILVTVLKTREYSPEELESFDDAEPPEDSEAAKVQRERDSQSAIERAEKKRKHGPAFFFSGIALTLLVYWQGWAEELYIVTGGFLLLGLLLMIATRIQESGSGEHGLVVVMDDLYSMPRTMKQLSVVQFFSWFALFTMWIYTTSGVTSHHYDMKLDQPEVAALVTMAGEMEAYTEADWHSRLPRVNRDLEEFQQAIDEGADEVVASMRVVNFFLGQGDEAGMSDEMRDKLLYIQQEYNTGADWVGIAFAVYNGFAALIAFLLPVLARFTNRKITHSLALVLGAIGLLSVYYVPNPTWILASMIGVGIAWASILAMPYAILAGALPAKKMGIYMGIFNFFIVLPQMLAAAVLGFIVANLFDGQAIYALMLGAATWVFAAVITLFVDDVDDPDSNTAAS